The Clostridium aceticum genomic interval TACTAGAAACCCACCTATCAAATCCAGCTGTAGTTAACATAATCGTATAAAGCTTAGCTGCACCAATAACTATGAAAATTCTTCCACTGGTTTTAACAGTTTCGGTAAAGGCATAACAAATATCACGCCATTTTAACTCCTTATAAACAATTCCCCCCACAATTAAGCCATAAACCACAGCAATAACGCCGGCCTCAGTTGGTGACACAATGCCAGAAACAATTGTTCCTACAATAATAAAGGGCATCAATAAAGCTGGCAATGATTTATATGCTGATTTTAAGATAAACCCTATATCAAAAGGTTCTCTTTCCCTTTGTATTCCCTCCCTTTTGGCAAGATGATAGCTGACTATTATCTGTCCTATTCCAAGCATGATTCCAGGTATGATTCCCCCTAAAAATAATTTTCCCGTTGATAAGCCAAGAATTCCAGCTATGACCACCATAGGAATACTTGGCGGTATTACAATACCTATGGTAGAAGAAATTGCTGTGACCGCAACAGTAAACTTTTTACTATACCCTTTTTTTACCATTTCCGGCATTACCATCCCACTAACACCAGCTGTATCAGCAACAGCAGAGCCTGAAATACCAGCAAAAATCATACTGGACAGTACATTAACATGGGCTAATCCTCCTGTAAATCTTCCTACTAAAGCATAAGAAAAGTCCATCAATCTTTTAGATATTCCACCTTTACTCATTGTGAATCCAGCAAAAGTATACAATGGAATTGCTAATAAAGCGAAGGAGTTCATTCCTTCAAACATACGTTGACCTACTGAGACCATACTGCCTCCATTTAATAGGAGTATTCCTCCCATAGATGCTAGACCAAGGGACATTGCAATAGGCACGCCAATAATTAATAAAAAGAAAAAAGATATTAATAAAAATGCTATCATTATTCTATGCCCCCCTTAAGCCTATACGTATTTCTAAAATCAGATATACAACCTATCCCTGTAGAAATTGCACTCAAAATTGATATAATTGGTATTAACCAATAGACATAGGCCATTTTAAAATTTGGCATTGTAGAAATTACTTGCTTTGATCTACTTGCCAATAAATAGGTACCATATGCAAATCCTATATAGAAAAGAATTGTAAATATCGCTACTATTATTTTTACGATTATTTTTCCCCGACCCTCAATGTTGTCTTCAAGTACATTAATGTTTAGATGACTACGATTCAGTGATATAGATATTCCTGCAATGAGCATCGCCCATACATTTAGATACTGAGAGCTTTCCATATACCATCTAAAGCCGCCAAACCCAGGTAGATATCGTAGTATAATATTTACTAGCAAAATAATCATCATAACCGCCAGCATAATAGAAGATATCAATAAAGTTGCCTTATCAATTTTTAATTTTAATTTTTCCATAACTGGCCCCCCTATGAGCATAAGAAACCTGATTAATGTGATTGACTCAAATGGAGGTATACCTCCATTTGAGTCAATATGAAATTTAGTTATTTGATTGCCATTCGGCAACTCTATCGATAAGGTCACCGTATAGTGATTTTAAGTTTTCTCCAACACTTTTAGTTTCTTCTACGAATGGTGTTAAATCCGGCTCTATTATTGTCATCCCAGCATCGCTTAGCTTAGTTAATAACTCTTCAGTTTGACGCTTATTCAATTCCCTATTATAGGCTTGAGATTTAGTAGCAGCCTCTTGAACTATTGCCTTTTGGCTATCGCTCATTTTGCTCCATGTGGAATCACTTATTGTAAAACACATTCCAGAGTAAATATGATTTGTTATAGATAGATTGCTTTGCACTTCATAAAGCTTATTATTGTAGATAACTGGTATTGGATTTTCTTGTGCATCATAGGTGCCTTGCTGAAGTGCTATATATAATTCTGAGAAGGCAAGAGGCTGAGGATTTGCCCCTAAAGATTTCATTGTTTCCATGATCACAGGATTCTCAGGAGTTCTAATTAATAGATTCTTCATATCACTTGGTGATTCAATTGCTATCCTTGAGGTTGTAACACATCTGAAACCGTTGTCATAGTGGGCCAAAACTCGCATATTATGGTTTAGCAATAATTCTTCCACTTCAGCCTGTATTTCACTGTCCATGAATTTCCAAGCGTCCTCGAAGCTAGCAAACTGGAAAGGCAAGGCAGATATTCCCATTTTAGGTTCGTATGTAGCAAAGTTACTAGCATCTGTTATGATAATATCTACAGTTCCAGAATCTAAGGCCATTGCTTCGATCAAAGCAGCGTCTCCTCCAAGCTGACCAGAAGGATATATCTGAACCTCAACACTACCATTTGTATTTCTTTCCACCTCTTCTTTAAACTGCTTAGCAGCAATAGCACGAGGATCTTCCTCGTTTGTTGAAAAGCCTAGTTTTAATGTTATACTTGCTTCTTCTGAAGCCCCGCCAGCGTTATTATCTGTGTTGTTTCCAGTACTCTGATTTGTACTTGATCCACAACCAGCGACAAACAAAGTCACCGTAATAACCATTACTAATAAAAATATCATTTTTCTTTTCATTTTTTTTCCCCCTTATTAATATTTAAAAGCATTGTTAATGCTGTGTTGCTTTTAGGCTTAAATCACACCCTTAAGCATTAGGGCATTTTTTAAAGCTGCAATACCAAATCTAGGGCTTGATAAAACTGTTTTTTTAAGTTTATTAGCAATATGATCTTCACAATATGCCATAGAACCTTGGGCAAAAACGATTACCTCAATATCCTCTGAGATATTTAATGCACTTTTTTCCATGAGCTCTTTAAATGTTTCTTGATTTAGTCCAAAGGCACCCTCCACAAGAACATCTGTTAGTTCAACCCTTTTTCCTAATTCCCTAGCTACCCTTAGTATTGTATTCTTAGTAGGCTCTAAGGTTGTTGGCAAAGTCGCCATCACAGCTATTTTGTTCCCTCTTCTTACTGCCTCTCTGCACATGTCTTCATCAATTCTTACTATGGGAATTCCTATGTATTTGGCTAAATCTTGAATTGAGTCTGCAACTTCTCCCACCGATGAACACAAATTAATAATTGCATCTACATCACTTTGTGCTGCTTCCATATACATACTTACCAATCTTGCTGCTGCTTTAGATGTGACATAATTATTTTCCCTTGTTTCAGCCAAAATTGATGGATCTTGATAGCTTATGGCGTCAACTTCTTCACCTAACTGCTTTTTAATTTCTTCTTCGATGTAAGATATTAGCTCAGGTGTTGTACTTGTATAAATCAATCCAACTTTCACTCTTCCCCCTCCTGTCCAACATCCTTTGTAGGATGTTTGCCTATACACTTAGTCTACACTATAACAAAATAAAGTCAATATATTATTTAATAAAAATAAGTAAATTTAGTATTTAGGTGTGTAATTAATGAAGCTAACTAAATGTTTCTGCTGCAAATCTTTAAGTAGTTTATCATTGTAGCTTTCATATTTTCCCGTGCCTTAACCATCAAGGTCTCAAGTCTAACGTTTTTGCCTTCTTTAAGAGCTATTTCAACCGCTTTGCTGCCGGCTAGAGCTATTTCAGTATTAATATTTATTTTTGCAACAGCTATATCTATTGCCCTATTTAAATCATCTATTGAAAGTCCAGAAGAACCATGAAGCACCAATGGAATCTTACCTTCACTATATATATTATTAAGTCTATCGAAGTCTAGATTTGGAACTCCTTTGTAAAGTCCATGAACATTACCAACTGATACTGCTAAGGTGTCAACTCCAGTAGATTCTATGTATTCTCTGGCTTTATTTGGATCAGTAAACACTATGTCTTCTTTACTACCTCCATCCTCTGCATTAAGACTTCCTAGTTCTCCCTCGACACTTGCTCCATAACTTTTTGCAAGATCCACTACTCTTTTAGTGTTTTTTATATTCTCCTCAAAAGGAAGATGAGAGCCATCGTACATAACAGATGTGAATCCTACCTTCATGGCTGCAACGATAGTGTCTATATCTCTACAATGGTCAAGATGTAAAACTACTGGTACTGAATGTTTTTGTGATATCTCCTTAACAATAGCACTTATTACATTTAGGCTGGTATTTTTAATATAGCTTTCACCAAAGGCTAATATTACAGATGATTTTACTTCTTCCGAGGCATCAAATACAGCCTGTATTGTTTCAAGATTGTATACATTAAATGCTGCAATGCATTTTCTATTTTTCCTTGCATCTGTTAACAATTCTTTACTATTGATGATCATCATTAGCCTCTCCCTTTTCGATAAGCATTTCAGCTATTTCACCTAAGGTGCTGGTTTCACCCACATTGCCTGGAAAAATTACATAGGGCATTTCTGGAAATTTACTTTCATCTCCGGTCATCCAAACTGGTATTCCCGGCTTAACTTGACCCATTACCTTTGCCTTTTTAACCTGAAGGGCCTTAGTACCTACATCACTAGAGGTAATTCCACCCTTTGCTATAATAAAACTGGGCCTTACACTTAATTTTCCAATGATATTTACCAATGAATTTGATATTTTAACAGATGCTTCGAGTATTTTATTTTTATCCTCTGTTTCAACCTGCAACAGTTTTCTACTAGTATATACAGTAACTGTTCTACCATCTAAAACTGTTGATTCCAGTAACTTTAGAACTCTTTCTACCTCACTTTCTAGGCCTCCTTCTTCAGACACCTTACTAACATCGAACTCAATAAACTCAATTTCTTGGATATTGTTCATCATATATTCTAACTGCAGGGTCGTCTTCTTTACATGGGAACCAACTAAGATTATTCCGCCGTTTGAATTATCTTTGGAAATGATGTCTTTTCTAGTAAGTAAATCCTTATGATTAACTCCTCCGATTATCTTTGGAAAAGCAGCAGCGGTCCTATAGATAAACTCTTTTCCTTCTAAAATACAATCAATTAAGCAGTTAGTAAATATCTTTACGTCATAATAGTCTATAGCATTTACTATTATTTTGTCAAAGTTCTCGACTTCTAAGAGTTTCTTAATAATAACATCTTTATTATGACTCCGAAGGTCCTCCAAGGTAATATAAACCATATCCTGTACCTTGTTTTTTCCATTGCTTTTTTCTTGACACCACTCGCCCAAGTGAGATGAAGAAAATCCAAAAGTCTTGTCCTTAGAAAATTCTGTTTCACCAGCAGGTACTAAACTAGAATCATACTTTACATAATGTACATTATCCAGGGTATACCTTCCTCCTTCTTTGAAAAAAGGCATGATGATCTCTCCAGAATACTTAATATCGAAATTCTTTTCAATCTCTTCTCTTAGGGTTTTGGTTTCTAAAGGAAAGTGACCTCTTAGGGTTGAGTCTCCACGACTGATTAAAATAAATTCCTTTCCTGTTTCTCTTGAAACCCATACTATATTTTCAGCAATTTCTTTATGTACAGCAGCTGTCTCTGCTTCTGTTAAAGCCCTAGAGTTTGTTAGGATAAAAAACATGTTATTCTTTTCTTTAAAACCCTTTAGAATAGACTCTTTACTCCATTCGGTATAGACTGATACTTCATTTACGGTTTGGATTCCTGTTGGATCGTCGTCTAAAACTATAATTTTTCTGTTTAGTTTGTTTAGTTGTTTTTTTAGGGCTTCATCCACCTCCTTTTCTTGAGTTACTACATAATTTTGTAAAATACTTATGTCTTTACTTGCTTCATTCATTTTATCAACTCCTTTTGTTGAATATTTTATAGCATTTAATCGTATAAATAAAGATATTTATTTATTAACTAACTTTGTCCCTAAAGCATGCACTGTAGCCTCTACTGATATTTGTGAGTTTAAACTAGTCAATAATCCTTTAAGTTCTTTTCTTCTACTCATAAATTAATCTCTCTTTATAGATAAACAACATCAGGACTTATTTTTGATATGTGATTTAATTATTTTTGAGAATAGCATTTTCTACCCTCAAGTTGCTGCATTATTTCAGCTAAAACTATAACTTTTTTCTTTTTAGATAAGTTATAGTTTTTCTCTCCTGGGTGGTTTTAAGCTCAAAAAATATGAAATAGTGTATTTGTCTACTAGTTGTCAACATCCTAAAAATTTTCCATATCATTCTAGATGCAGAAGTATCTTCCACTATAAAAGTACGTAGTTTGGTTAAACTATTTATGAAACATATTTTTAATAAAGCATGGAGGTAGTATCCGTGGTTTTGCTATATATAGTGATAATTTCAGCTTTGATTCTTATGGTTCTTTTGTTCATCGTAGCTTCAAAAATTATAGTTCACTTTGATTCTACTTCTTCAGATTTGAATGTGACATTGTTGTGGCTTTATCCTATTCTGAAATCAGTGATTTCAACAGAAAATGACATTTTCACTCTAAGTATATATATTTTTAGTAAAAGAATTTTTAAGAAGCAGCTGATAAGTCATAAAACAAAGACAAGGAATAAGAACCTTCTCAGTAAGATTAATCCTACTGATATTCGTATAAGTGCTCAATATGGATTTAAAGATCCTTGTTTCACAGGCTTAACTTTTGCCGCACTCAACATGATCCCAAAGTTTTTTGCATTAGAATCTTTATACCAAAGACCCAACTTTTTAGCTAGCAATGATTTTATAAATATCAATGCTACTGCAAAACTAAATCTCGGGCGATTTTTATTGGAACTGGTCTAAAAACAGTATATATTAAAATTCAAGGAGGAATTAACATGGATGTAAATAATACAATGGAACAAAATATTAGTGCTTTGTTTTCAAATATTGAAAGCTTTACTCAAGAGGAAGGTACCCTTGGTAAACCTCTATCAGTGGAAAACAAGACGCTAGTTCCAGTTATTTCAGTTTCTATAGGTTACGGCGGTGGCAACTCCTCAGGTAAGCTCACTCAAGATACGGCATCTACATCTAAAGGGGCGGCAAATACAGGTATGGACGCACTAGGATTAGGTGCAAGAATATCAACAGATGCTATATTGATTGTAGATCAAGGTAATGTATCCACTATATCAATAAATTCTCCCACTAGTGGAGCAGTAAGCCAACTAGTGAATAAACTGCCTCAAATGATGGGTATGGGTCAAAACGTACAACAGCAAGGTCAGCAGCAAGGTCAACAACAAAGTCAGCAACAGCAAGGTCAACAACAAGGTCAGCAGCAAAATAAATAATACTTTGCTTATTTAACTATAATTGCTGGGCATTAAAGCTGTCCAGCTTTTTAGACTGAATATAGCTTTACTGCCTAGCAATAAAATTTATGCAATATAATCATTTTTAATTTTAAAACACAGCAACAATCTCTCGTTGCTGTGGAATTAATAAGGACCGTCTCTACTTACTATCGCTAGAGCGGTCCATCTTTTTACTTATTTTTTTTCGTTTACTGCCACTGCATCGGCGGTTGCCTGCATTGGATAAGACTCCTTGACCCCTCCAGCTATTATTATTTCTACATGATTCCCTACCTCAAACTCTCTGCTGACATTTCTATATCCGATAGCTATATCTTCTGAAATATTTTCGAAGAAGTTGGTTTTTTCATTTATGGTTACCCAAATAAGACCATTTACGATAGTGTCTTTAGACTCCACCAGTATGCGTTTCCCTGCTTCTTCAATCTCCAATATTTCTCCTGCAACGTCTGACTCCTTAACCCGTCTATTTATGACAGGTGCATTTGCGGTCTCTGATATTATATTAATTTCCTTTGCCATGGCTTGAGCTGGATAGGATTTTGCGATAGCTCCCTTAAAAACAGCCTCTACAATATCTCCTTCCTTAATCTCTGAATAGCCAAAGTCCTTTGTTATATCCACCCCATCCTTCATGACCGTGGTTTCTATATTGACTGTTACATAGGCTATAGACAGCATAGTGTCCTTCTCCAGCTTTCCTTCTACTAAAAAGGTTACACCATCCTTGCCCTTAACCAGATTACTAACTACACCCCTAACACCGATTTCATCCTTTTCTACGACTTCTTCTTCGCCACTCCCAATAAGAATCGTCTGGTTTTCATGATCCCAGTCAATATTTAATCCAGTTAAATTGGCTATCGCCCTTATTGGCAAGTAGGTTCTTCCGTTTATTTTAATCGGAGTTATAACCTCACCATTGGAATCCTTTAATTCAATTGCTTCATTATTGTACTTCAGCGTTATATCTGGCCTCAAAGTAGCATTTACGTTATTATATACCGTAGTTGCTCCTACTGTAGATAATCCTGCAATTACTACCATTCCACATACTGATACAGCTTTTGCAAATCTTATTTTCATCGCTTATCCTCCTCTGATAAAATAATTAAAAGCTTTTTTAATATTTAAGACGATGAAGTCTCTAAATTAGTTCCCTATCTTATCGATGAAGCACCTCACTTTTTATCATTGAAGATTAATTTAAAAAAATGGAGCACACATCGTAATAATCTAGGTTAGCGCCTCCATCACTGAAACTGCTGCTATCAGGAACAACAAAATATATATGAAGAACTGCTATAGCTTTCATTCTTCCAAAACAATTTCATATCTTTTATCATGTTTTTCATAGACGACATAAGTGTTAAAAGAAAAGATATATTGTGGTTTTAGCAAAATTCAAAGTGTTAAACTGAAGTGTGATTCATGAAAAGTGGAGTTAAAGAATTAGATTTAAAGGATTACAGAACTAATGAAGACAATAAAAGTATAAAAAAACAAGATTCCATATTAAAAATATAGAACCTTGTTGAGTTATTCATATCTTACTTAATGGTATATTTTAAATTGTACTACTACCGTAATTAGGCTTTCAGAATTGTGCTCAGTTTCTTTCATAAAGTCCGCAAACTTATCACCTCAGGATCATTTTAGCAAAGTTTGCTTAAAAAAGCAGTAACTCCGTCCCTTTGCATTCCTTACGTCCCTTTGCATTCCTTTGCATTCTACATTCCTATTTGGCTCATCACCATCCTATAATACTGCCTCTCCTCTTTCATAAGACTTTCATGATTTCCACTTTCTATGATTTGCCCGTCACCAATCACCATAATATGATCTGCATCTCGAATAGTGGATAGTCGATGGGCTACCAAAAAACTTGTGCGATTCTTCATTAAACCCAGTAATGCATGCT includes:
- a CDS encoding TRAP transporter large permease produces the protein MIAFLLISFFFLLIIGVPIAMSLGLASMGGILLLNGGSMVSVGQRMFEGMNSFALLAIPLYTFAGFTMSKGGISKRLMDFSYALVGRFTGGLAHVNVLSSMIFAGISGSAVADTAGVSGMVMPEMVKKGYSKKFTVAVTAISSTIGIVIPPSIPMVVIAGILGLSTGKLFLGGIIPGIMLGIGQIIVSYHLAKREGIQREREPFDIGFILKSAYKSLPALLMPFIIVGTIVSGIVSPTEAGVIAVVYGLIVGGIVYKELKWRDICYAFTETVKTSGRIFIVIGAAKLYTIMLTTAGFDRWVSSTMLGLSTNPTVILIMILLIFFIVTMFMESIATLTLFMPVIYPVALSVGIDPIHLSVLITIMIGVGLATPPVGMCIYVACDLMNMRVGQVMKTLIPYLLVTFIIMGILIVFPQLILWPASLI
- a CDS encoding TRAP transporter small permease produces the protein MEKLKLKIDKATLLISSIMLAVMMIILLVNIILRYLPGFGGFRWYMESSQYLNVWAMLIAGISISLNRSHLNINVLEDNIEGRGKIIVKIIVAIFTILFYIGFAYGTYLLASRSKQVISTMPNFKMAYVYWLIPIISILSAISTGIGCISDFRNTYRLKGGIE
- a CDS encoding TRAP transporter substrate-binding protein; protein product: MKRKMIFLLVMVITVTLFVAGCGSSTNQSTGNNTDNNAGGASEEASITLKLGFSTNEEDPRAIAAKQFKEEVERNTNGSVEVQIYPSGQLGGDAALIEAMALDSGTVDIIITDASNFATYEPKMGISALPFQFASFEDAWKFMDSEIQAEVEELLLNHNMRVLAHYDNGFRCVTTSRIAIESPSDMKNLLIRTPENPVIMETMKSLGANPQPLAFSELYIALQQGTYDAQENPIPVIYNNKLYEVQSNLSITNHIYSGMCFTISDSTWSKMSDSQKAIVQEAATKSQAYNRELNKRQTEELLTKLSDAGMTIIEPDLTPFVEETKSVGENLKSLYGDLIDRVAEWQSNN
- a CDS encoding aspartate/glutamate racemase family protein; the protein is MKVGLIYTSTTPELISYIEEEIKKQLGEEVDAISYQDPSILAETRENNYVTSKAAARLVSMYMEAAQSDVDAIINLCSSVGEVADSIQDLAKYIGIPIVRIDEDMCREAVRRGNKIAVMATLPTTLEPTKNTILRVARELGKRVELTDVLVEGAFGLNQETFKELMEKSALNISEDIEVIVFAQGSMAYCEDHIANKLKKTVLSSPRFGIAALKNALMLKGVI
- a CDS encoding class II fructose-bisphosphate aldolase produces the protein MIINSKELLTDARKNRKCIAAFNVYNLETIQAVFDASEEVKSSVILAFGESYIKNTSLNVISAIVKEISQKHSVPVVLHLDHCRDIDTIVAAMKVGFTSVMYDGSHLPFEENIKNTKRVVDLAKSYGASVEGELGSLNAEDGGSKEDIVFTDPNKAREYIESTGVDTLAVSVGNVHGLYKGVPNLDFDRLNNIYSEGKIPLVLHGSSGLSIDDLNRAIDIAVAKININTEIALAGSKAVEIALKEGKNVRLETLMVKARENMKATMINYLKICSRNI
- a CDS encoding four-carbon acid sugar kinase family protein; the encoded protein is MNEASKDISILQNYVVTQEKEVDEALKKQLNKLNRKIIVLDDDPTGIQTVNEVSVYTEWSKESILKGFKEKNNMFFILTNSRALTEAETAAVHKEIAENIVWVSRETGKEFILISRGDSTLRGHFPLETKTLREEIEKNFDIKYSGEIIMPFFKEGGRYTLDNVHYVKYDSSLVPAGETEFSKDKTFGFSSSHLGEWCQEKSNGKNKVQDMVYITLEDLRSHNKDVIIKKLLEVENFDKIIVNAIDYYDVKIFTNCLIDCILEGKEFIYRTAAAFPKIIGGVNHKDLLTRKDIISKDNSNGGIILVGSHVKKTTLQLEYMMNNIQEIEFIEFDVSKVSEEGGLESEVERVLKLLESTVLDGRTVTVYTSRKLLQVETEDKNKILEASVKISNSLVNIIGKLSVRPSFIIAKGGITSSDVGTKALQVKKAKVMGQVKPGIPVWMTGDESKFPEMPYVIFPGNVGETSTLGEIAEMLIEKGEANDDHQ
- a CDS encoding GerW family sporulation protein gives rise to the protein MDVNNTMEQNISALFSNIESFTQEEGTLGKPLSVENKTLVPVISVSIGYGGGNSSGKLTQDTASTSKGAANTGMDALGLGARISTDAILIVDQGNVSTISINSPTSGAVSQLVNKLPQMMGMGQNVQQQGQQQGQQQSQQQQGQQQGQQQNK
- a CDS encoding DUF3221 domain-containing protein, with protein sequence MKIRFAKAVSVCGMVVIAGLSTVGATTVYNNVNATLRPDITLKYNNEAIELKDSNGEVITPIKINGRTYLPIRAIANLTGLNIDWDHENQTILIGSGEEEVVEKDEIGVRGVVSNLVKGKDGVTFLVEGKLEKDTMLSIAYVTVNIETTVMKDGVDITKDFGYSEIKEGDIVEAVFKGAIAKSYPAQAMAKEINIISETANAPVINRRVKESDVAGEILEIEEAGKRILVESKDTIVNGLIWVTINEKTNFFENISEDIAIGYRNVSREFEVGNHVEIIIAGGVKESYPMQATADAVAVNEKK